In Edaphobacter paludis, a single window of DNA contains:
- a CDS encoding rhamnogalacturonan acetylesterase produces the protein MKKHAFLQSLSLLALVSAFLLLLPVGRAQTVQPPVEPGSPTDPAVHARLGLPTPANPHLPTLFLVGDSTVRNGHGDGAHGQWGWGEPLVSFFDTAKINVVNRAIGGRSSRTYITEGHWADTLALMKPGDIVLFQFGHNDSGPLDDAARARGTIPGVGDESREIENPILKRHETVHTYGWYMRQYVADTIAKGATPIVCSPIPRKIWKDGKVVRNADNYGGWARQVALQQHVAFIDLNAIIARRYDALGEEKVEPLFADPHTHTSWAGAELNAECVVAGLKALPRDPLAGYFSDKGKAVTPDAGS, from the coding sequence ATGAAGAAACATGCCTTTCTGCAATCCCTCTCGCTGCTTGCACTCGTCTCAGCTTTCCTTCTTCTGCTTCCTGTTGGCCGGGCGCAGACTGTGCAGCCTCCGGTAGAGCCGGGATCACCTACCGACCCGGCGGTTCATGCCAGGTTGGGGCTTCCGACTCCAGCTAATCCTCATCTTCCTACGCTGTTTCTCGTGGGAGACTCTACAGTCCGGAACGGCCATGGCGATGGCGCTCATGGACAGTGGGGCTGGGGTGAGCCGTTGGTCAGCTTCTTCGATACTGCGAAGATCAACGTTGTGAATCGTGCCATCGGCGGGCGCAGCAGCCGCACTTACATCACCGAAGGACATTGGGCGGATACGCTGGCGCTGATGAAGCCGGGCGACATTGTGCTGTTCCAGTTTGGGCACAATGATTCGGGGCCGCTCGATGATGCTGCCCGCGCTCGCGGCACGATTCCGGGGGTTGGCGATGAGAGCAGGGAGATTGAAAATCCTATCCTCAAGCGCCATGAGACGGTCCACACCTATGGCTGGTATATGCGCCAGTATGTGGCGGACACGATTGCCAAAGGGGCGACTCCGATTGTGTGTTCTCCAATTCCTCGCAAGATCTGGAAGGACGGAAAGGTGGTTCGCAATGCCGACAATTATGGCGGCTGGGCGCGTCAGGTTGCGCTTCAGCAACATGTTGCCTTCATCGATCTGAACGCCATCATTGCGCGCCGTTACGATGCGCTCGGTGAGGAGAAGGTCGAACCGCTGTTCGCCGATCCGCATACGCATACGAGCTGGGCAGGGGCGGAGCTGAACGCGGAGTGTGTCGTGGCTGGGCTGAAGGCCCTTCCCCGTGATCCGTTGGCTGGGTATTTTTCGGATAAGGGCAAGGCGGTCACTCCGGATGCGGGTAGTTGA
- the galK gene encoding galactokinase, translating into MQSKCASVVMKLDGIEALRVHKQRFGREGRAFGAPARVNLIGEHTDYTGGFVMPMAIDFATLAVVSPRDDGRAVFYSLNFDEEVSFEIAGLGRTPRGHWSDYPLGVVWSLAQEGITVSGFSMSIAGNVPVGAGLSSSASLEVATAMALLSHAGAELPLKTVATLCRRTENEFVGAKSGIMDQFIVAGGVAGRVMLLDCRSLEFELLPLPSEVRVVVCNSMVQHEHATGEYGDRSDEVEAGQAVLRRERPGIQLLRDATLADLEACRDKMSAASFARCRHIIAENVRVQEAREALLRGDVKRFGELMVAAHASMRDDFAASCPEVDALVEMAMRLPGCFGARITGGGFGGCTVNLVSVDKAEAFAEALRHEYKAALGIDADCFVCAPSDGALAMAAKGGAQ; encoded by the coding sequence TTGCAATCCAAATGTGCGAGTGTGGTGATGAAGTTGGATGGAATAGAAGCGCTTCGTGTGCATAAGCAGCGGTTTGGGCGGGAAGGCCGGGCATTTGGCGCACCGGCGCGCGTGAATTTGATTGGCGAGCACACCGATTACACCGGTGGTTTCGTGATGCCCATGGCAATCGATTTCGCAACGCTGGCGGTGGTCAGTCCTCGCGACGACGGGCGTGCTGTCTTTTATTCGTTGAACTTTGATGAGGAAGTTTCCTTCGAGATCGCGGGCCTTGGACGCACTCCGCGAGGACACTGGAGCGACTACCCGTTGGGGGTGGTATGGAGCTTGGCGCAGGAGGGCATTACTGTGAGCGGGTTCAGCATGAGCATTGCGGGAAATGTGCCCGTGGGCGCGGGACTAAGCTCGTCCGCCTCACTGGAAGTTGCAACGGCGATGGCGTTGCTGTCGCACGCTGGCGCTGAGCTTCCGCTGAAGACCGTAGCGACGCTCTGTCGCCGGACCGAGAATGAGTTTGTCGGCGCCAAGAGTGGAATCATGGACCAGTTCATCGTGGCCGGCGGCGTAGCTGGACGCGTGATGCTGCTGGATTGCCGTTCGCTGGAGTTCGAGCTGCTGCCCTTGCCGTCCGAGGTGCGGGTTGTGGTTTGCAACTCGATGGTGCAACACGAGCATGCGACCGGAGAGTACGGCGACCGGAGCGATGAGGTGGAGGCAGGGCAGGCGGTGCTGCGGCGCGAACGGCCTGGCATCCAATTGCTGCGTGATGCCACGCTCGCCGATCTTGAGGCCTGCAGGGACAAGATGAGTGCGGCGAGCTTTGCGCGGTGCAGGCACATCATCGCCGAGAATGTGCGGGTGCAGGAGGCCCGTGAGGCGTTACTGCGCGGGGACGTGAAGCGGTTTGGTGAGTTGATGGTTGCCGCCCATGCGAGTATGCGCGATGACTTCGCGGCCAGCTGTCCTGAGGTGGATGCGCTGGTGGAGATGGCAATGCGGCTGCCGGGATGCTTTGGGGCGCGGATTACCGGAGGCGGATTTGGCGGATGCACCGTAAATCTGGTCAGCGTGGATAAGGCAGAAGCTTTTGCAGAAGCGCTGAGGCATGAGTACAAGGCAGCTTTGGGGATCGACGCGGACTGCTTCGTCTGTGCTCCCTCCGATGGGGCGCTCGCAATGGCTGCGAAGGGTGGTGCGCAGTGA
- a CDS encoding SDR family NAD(P)-dependent oxidoreductase — protein MNQIDLNRRHAVVTGGAQGIGLSVATRLLESGASVSIWDNDRAVLEIAIQQLEKAGHVSGEIVDVSEVASVDRAVQATIDKHRHVDILVANAGIAGSNHNTWEYPVEEWQRVINVNLLGVYHCCRAIVPHMLRQNYGRIVNVASIAGKEGNPNASAYSASKAGVIALTKSLGKETAANNIAVNCITPAAARTRIFEQMSKEHVDYMLSKIPRGRFLEVDEISAMVAWLVSEENSFTTAAVFDLSGGRATY, from the coding sequence GTGAATCAAATTGATTTGAATCGCCGTCATGCTGTGGTAACGGGGGGAGCCCAGGGGATCGGTCTTTCTGTGGCAACTCGTCTTCTGGAGTCGGGTGCATCGGTCTCCATTTGGGACAACGATCGTGCGGTTTTGGAGATTGCAATCCAACAACTGGAAAAGGCAGGTCATGTCTCCGGAGAGATAGTTGATGTTTCGGAAGTTGCTTCCGTGGATCGCGCGGTTCAGGCAACGATCGACAAGCATCGACATGTCGACATACTTGTAGCGAATGCCGGTATTGCCGGGTCCAATCACAATACGTGGGAGTACCCGGTTGAGGAATGGCAGCGCGTCATCAACGTGAATCTACTTGGTGTCTATCATTGCTGTCGGGCCATCGTGCCACACATGTTGCGCCAGAACTACGGACGAATCGTCAACGTTGCCTCGATCGCGGGAAAAGAGGGTAATCCTAACGCTTCCGCATACAGTGCTTCAAAGGCCGGCGTCATCGCTTTGACGAAGTCACTTGGCAAAGAGACCGCGGCTAACAACATCGCGGTAAATTGCATTACACCGGCAGCCGCTCGCACGCGTATTTTCGAGCAGATGTCGAAAGAGCATGTGGACTACATGCTGAGTAAGATTCCGCGTGGACGCTTTCTCGAAGTAGATGAAATCAGCGCGATGGTTGCCTGGTTAGTCTCCGAGGAGAACTCCTTCACCACAGCAGCGGTATTTGATCTCAGCGGTGGGAGAGCCACGTACTAA
- a CDS encoding glycosyl hydrolase: MIRREFIRLASLTTAAMPFTGLKDCRASSSGLSESDNEDSKIDVPPANISETSLYELFRQPANQYRPMVRWWWNGDRVVGKEIIRELDVLQAAGIGGVEINPIRFPAEADPMNTQALTWMSDEWIDVLEVALRGTKERGMTCDMIVGSGWPYGGEFLSREDQTQMMAIGTRNFTGPGHVRLTRAELLDSVSPHFVSPYKDSQKELCGLTLVPSRLSTTTAGVRMDEQRNRDFIEFDLPSGDHVLYFLVKLTGFMAVINGAPGATGPVLNHYSEQAVARYLDRLSNRLSARIGPLGGHFRAFFTDSIELEGANWCDDMFAQFRRRRGYDLSPWLPFILFKVGEMGNAVSEKYGADFSPAFKAQTDLVRYDFEITRHELFEERFVATFAKWCTNNGVKSRMQAYGMDLDAITAGMMVDIPECETWIRSEKIESFGTGDYRQGRSYTMINKFVSSAAHLSGKQLISCEEMTNTDDPFHASLERIKVAGDQSMLSGVTQSVLHGFNYSPPDAPFPGWVRYGTYFSERNTWWPYFKLWVDYKARLSALFQHSVMQADIAILPPSADLASRYGFQRDPFPKTVDPPYLYKLWEVIHQNGSGCDYLTEDIIRQSTVSQGRLRFRDRSYKAIFLPDVESIHPATAALLKAFVESGGTLLCIGKVPYRACGLIDNASESRIVHDVIQSLRSSYPLRTPILTVNEEDMVNWYREVQKKYALEPDVLISKPTDYISQLHYVCGSQDIFFFSNYGPQDTHTFEATFHIKDKTPWLWDAESGERAPYPTSGPKDMLTITLGPSESRLIVFEKSAVSSGSAIASKLLPAAIGDPVSERTIAGPWNVRLLHVDGTAQTRVLQNLVDFSQDDGLKSFAGTMIYSNHFQVDHPDQHLVLDLGHLHSVSQLEINGRLIGTRWYGEHTYDLSGALRSGVNDVTIKVVSTLGDYMKTLTDNKAARAWTEDTPFYPMGLTQPVRLVRTQ, translated from the coding sequence GTGATTCGCAGAGAGTTTATTCGTTTGGCTTCGCTTACGACGGCTGCGATGCCTTTTACCGGCCTGAAAGATTGCAGAGCTAGCAGCTCTGGTCTGTCTGAATCTGACAACGAAGATTCGAAAATCGATGTCCCTCCTGCCAACATCTCCGAGACCAGTCTGTACGAGCTCTTCCGGCAGCCAGCAAATCAATATCGCCCGATGGTCCGATGGTGGTGGAATGGAGATCGAGTTGTCGGAAAGGAGATCATCAGAGAGCTCGACGTATTGCAGGCCGCAGGAATCGGTGGGGTCGAGATCAATCCAATTCGGTTTCCTGCTGAAGCGGACCCAATGAATACCCAGGCTCTGACCTGGATGAGCGACGAATGGATCGACGTACTCGAAGTCGCGCTGCGAGGCACTAAAGAACGAGGCATGACCTGTGACATGATCGTGGGTTCGGGTTGGCCGTACGGTGGCGAGTTCCTGTCCAGGGAAGACCAAACGCAAATGATGGCGATCGGTACAAGAAACTTCACTGGTCCCGGACATGTTCGGCTCACTCGTGCAGAACTGCTGGATAGTGTGAGCCCGCATTTCGTCTCGCCTTACAAGGACAGCCAGAAAGAGCTCTGCGGGCTTACGTTAGTACCGTCTCGGCTTAGCACAACTACTGCAGGCGTTCGCATGGATGAGCAGCGAAATCGTGACTTCATCGAGTTCGATCTTCCGAGTGGGGATCACGTTCTGTACTTTCTTGTAAAACTCACTGGATTCATGGCTGTCATCAATGGTGCGCCGGGTGCAACAGGACCGGTCTTGAATCACTACAGTGAACAGGCGGTCGCAAGGTATCTCGATCGTCTCTCGAACAGGTTATCGGCACGGATAGGTCCGCTGGGCGGGCACTTTCGAGCATTCTTTACCGATAGCATCGAGCTTGAGGGAGCGAATTGGTGCGACGACATGTTCGCGCAGTTTCGCAGAAGAAGGGGATACGACCTCTCGCCGTGGCTCCCATTCATCCTCTTCAAGGTGGGAGAGATGGGGAATGCTGTCTCTGAAAAATATGGAGCGGACTTTTCTCCTGCATTCAAAGCGCAGACCGATCTTGTTCGTTATGACTTCGAAATCACCAGACATGAGCTGTTTGAGGAGAGGTTCGTCGCAACATTTGCGAAGTGGTGCACGAACAATGGAGTGAAATCCAGAATGCAGGCTTATGGCATGGACCTCGATGCAATTACCGCCGGCATGATGGTCGATATTCCTGAGTGTGAAACATGGATTCGGTCTGAGAAGATCGAAAGCTTTGGGACCGGCGATTACCGCCAGGGTCGCAGCTATACCATGATCAATAAATTTGTCAGCTCGGCTGCTCATCTGTCCGGCAAGCAGCTCATCAGTTGCGAGGAGATGACAAATACCGACGATCCATTCCATGCTTCCCTCGAGAGGATTAAGGTTGCCGGTGATCAGAGCATGTTGTCCGGAGTCACCCAGTCGGTGTTGCACGGCTTCAACTACAGCCCGCCAGATGCCCCATTTCCAGGGTGGGTTCGATATGGCACCTACTTCAGCGAACGGAATACATGGTGGCCCTACTTCAAGCTATGGGTGGACTATAAGGCTCGCCTCTCAGCCCTCTTCCAACACTCGGTAATGCAGGCCGACATCGCGATTCTGCCTCCTTCAGCTGATCTCGCATCGCGGTACGGCTTTCAACGTGATCCCTTTCCGAAGACCGTCGATCCGCCGTATCTTTATAAGCTTTGGGAGGTCATTCACCAGAATGGAAGTGGGTGCGACTATCTCACCGAGGACATCATCCGCCAATCGACTGTCAGCCAGGGCAGGCTGCGGTTTCGCGATCGATCCTACAAGGCCATCTTTCTACCCGACGTTGAGTCGATCCATCCAGCCACGGCCGCGCTGCTGAAGGCATTTGTAGAATCTGGTGGAACTCTCCTATGCATCGGCAAGGTCCCCTATCGCGCTTGTGGGCTCATCGATAACGCATCGGAGAGTCGCATCGTTCATGATGTGATTCAGTCTCTGAGGAGCAGCTATCCACTTCGGACTCCGATACTGACAGTGAACGAAGAAGACATGGTGAATTGGTATCGCGAGGTGCAGAAGAAATACGCGCTTGAACCGGATGTTTTGATAAGCAAGCCCACTGACTATATCAGCCAGCTACATTACGTCTGTGGAAGTCAAGATATCTTCTTTTTTAGCAACTACGGCCCACAAGATACTCACACGTTTGAAGCCACTTTTCACATCAAGGATAAGACGCCTTGGCTATGGGACGCCGAGTCAGGTGAACGTGCACCTTATCCAACATCTGGACCTAAGGACATGCTGACTATCACGCTTGGCCCATCTGAATCCAGGCTGATCGTCTTCGAAAAATCCGCTGTCTCATCTGGTTCGGCCATTGCATCGAAGCTCTTACCTGCGGCCATAGGCGACCCTGTCTCGGAGCGAACTATAGCCGGACCATGGAACGTCAGGCTGCTTCATGTGGACGGAACAGCGCAAACCCGGGTACTACAGAATTTGGTCGATTTCAGTCAGGATGACGGTCTGAAGTCCTTTGCAGGAACCATGATCTATAGCAATCACTTCCAGGTCGACCATCCGGATCAGCACCTCGTCCTCGACCTCGGACATCTCCACAGTGTTTCGCAGTTAGAGATAAATGGCCGCCTCATCGGTACGCGTTGGTATGGTGAACACACCTATGACCTATCAGGTGCCCTGAGGTCCGGCGTAAATGACGTGACTATCAAAGTCGTGTCGACACTCGGAGATTACATGAAGACTTTGACCGACAATAAGGCTGCCCGCGCATGGACAGAAGACACGCCGTTCTATCCCATGGGATTGACCCAACCTGTGCGTCTGGTGAGAACCCAGTAA
- a CDS encoding protein adenylyltransferase SelO — MHKSDIFTITLPPTSASDLLRTRFGFANTYARLPERFYARLNPTPVAAPSLVKVNVELARNLGLDPQALSSEQGVEILAGNRIAEGAEPLALAYAGHQFGHFVPQLGDGRTNLLGEVIGRDGVRYDIQLKGSGPTPFSRRGDGRAALGPVLREYIVSEAMAALGVPTTRALAAVTTGEQIFRETVLPGAVLTRVAASHIRVGTFQYFAARGDTEGIRTLADYAIARHYPDAAQTNQPYRAFLDGVITKQAQLIAQWVLLGFIHGVMNTDNTSISGETIDYGPCAFMEAYEPDKVFSSIDRNGRYAYSNQHHAAHWNLTRLAEALLPVLEQETGSEEAALASAKEALTAFEPQFEAARQTGLRRKLGLFTEREGDIVLAQDLLDRMATNNADFTLTFRRLCDAAAGLDGDAGVRKLFTEPEAYDTWAAGWRQRMNEEPTTAQTRAVQMRLINPVFIPRNHVLEAALNAAVDRHDFQPFEKLLEVVTRPYEDRPRLEWYSTPALPNECVTQTFCGT; from the coding sequence ATGCATAAGTCAGACATTTTCACGATCACGCTGCCTCCCACGTCTGCCAGTGACCTCCTTCGTACCCGTTTTGGCTTCGCAAACACCTATGCGCGTTTGCCGGAGCGCTTCTATGCACGGCTGAATCCAACGCCGGTAGCGGCACCCAGCCTTGTGAAGGTGAATGTAGAGCTGGCCCGGAATCTAGGACTCGATCCACAAGCGTTATCGAGCGAGCAAGGAGTAGAGATCCTTGCTGGCAACCGTATAGCCGAGGGTGCTGAACCACTTGCCCTCGCCTATGCGGGTCATCAGTTTGGACACTTCGTGCCTCAGCTCGGGGACGGTCGGACAAATCTTCTGGGAGAGGTCATAGGACGCGACGGCGTGCGTTACGACATACAGCTCAAGGGCTCCGGTCCAACCCCCTTCTCGCGGCGTGGCGATGGCCGAGCCGCACTTGGCCCCGTGCTGCGCGAGTACATCGTGAGCGAGGCCATGGCGGCGCTGGGCGTGCCGACCACTCGGGCCTTGGCAGCAGTGACCACAGGGGAGCAGATTTTTCGCGAAACGGTCTTGCCCGGCGCTGTGCTGACTCGAGTAGCGGCCAGCCACATTCGCGTGGGAACCTTCCAGTACTTCGCCGCACGAGGGGACACCGAAGGGATACGCACGTTGGCGGATTATGCGATTGCCCGACACTATCCCGATGCGGCGCAGACGAATCAGCCATATCGCGCTTTTCTGGATGGCGTGATTACCAAGCAAGCACAGCTGATCGCACAATGGGTGCTCCTCGGCTTCATCCATGGGGTGATGAACACCGACAATACCTCCATCTCGGGCGAAACCATTGATTACGGTCCCTGCGCGTTCATGGAGGCCTATGAACCGGATAAGGTATTCAGTTCTATCGATCGCAATGGACGATATGCGTACAGCAACCAGCACCATGCCGCGCACTGGAACCTGACGCGTCTCGCTGAAGCCCTGCTGCCGGTTTTAGAGCAGGAGACGGGAAGCGAAGAGGCCGCGCTGGCCTCAGCGAAAGAGGCGCTCACTGCCTTCGAACCACAGTTCGAGGCAGCTCGTCAGACTGGCCTCCGCCGTAAGCTTGGTCTGTTTACCGAACGCGAGGGAGATATAGTTCTGGCTCAAGACTTGCTGGACCGCATGGCCACAAATAACGCGGACTTCACCCTGACGTTCCGCCGGCTCTGCGATGCCGCAGCTGGACTGGACGGGGACGCGGGAGTGCGCAAGCTCTTCACCGAACCGGAAGCTTATGACACTTGGGCCGCTGGATGGCGCCAGCGCATGAATGAAGAGCCAACTACAGCTCAAACGCGCGCTGTACAGATGAGGCTAATAAATCCGGTGTTCATTCCACGCAATCATGTATTGGAAGCGGCTCTCAATGCCGCTGTTGATCGGCACGACTTTCAGCCCTTCGAGAAATTGTTGGAAGTTGTGACACGCCCGTACGAGGACAGGCCGCGTTTGGAGTGGTACTCCACGCCCGCGCTTCCCAACGAGTGTGTCACTCAGACTTTTTGCGGGACATAA
- a CDS encoding UDP-glucose--hexose-1-phosphate uridylyltransferase, whose translation MNPLAQTNPHRRFNPLKQEWVLVSPNRTQRPWQGQMEKPVVAAALTYDPDCYLCPGNIRAGGARTDKYTSTYVFENDYAALKLDAPRFSNDEDGKGILIAEGESGVCRVVCFSPRHDLTLANMTVPEIRAVVDVWAEQYRELGSRDDIAYVQVFENRGAMMGASNPHPHGQIWASRSIPNEIVSELAGQRAYLEERKCCLLCAYQEMEIRLGERVVATNESFVAVVPYWAVWPFEVMILPLRHITDLEAMTAAERDDFASMLQSVTSTYDRVFDTPFPYSMGLHPQPVDGEKHPEWHFHTHFYPPLLRSATIRKFMVGYELLGSPQRDITAESAAEVLRKAAAR comes from the coding sequence GTGAATCCATTAGCTCAGACAAATCCTCATCGCCGGTTCAATCCGCTGAAGCAGGAGTGGGTTTTGGTTTCGCCGAATCGGACACAGCGTCCATGGCAGGGGCAGATGGAGAAGCCTGTTGTTGCGGCTGCGCTGACATACGATCCGGATTGTTATCTTTGTCCGGGGAATATTCGCGCCGGCGGCGCACGGACGGACAAGTACACGAGCACCTACGTCTTTGAGAACGATTATGCGGCTTTGAAGCTCGACGCTCCTCGATTTTCAAATGACGAGGATGGCAAAGGCATTCTGATTGCCGAGGGAGAGAGCGGGGTTTGCAGGGTGGTCTGCTTCTCGCCGCGGCATGATCTGACATTGGCGAATATGACCGTTCCCGAGATTCGGGCGGTGGTGGATGTCTGGGCTGAGCAGTATCGTGAGCTGGGTTCGCGGGACGATATTGCTTATGTTCAGGTGTTTGAAAATCGGGGCGCGATGATGGGCGCGAGCAATCCGCATCCGCATGGCCAGATCTGGGCCAGTCGTTCGATCCCAAATGAGATTGTCTCTGAACTTGCGGGGCAGAGAGCCTATTTGGAAGAGCGTAAATGCTGCCTACTTTGCGCTTATCAGGAGATGGAGATTCGGCTTGGCGAGCGGGTGGTGGCGACGAATGAGAGTTTTGTCGCCGTGGTTCCTTACTGGGCGGTCTGGCCGTTCGAGGTGATGATTTTGCCGCTGCGGCATATTACCGATCTGGAGGCGATGACCGCTGCGGAGCGCGATGACTTTGCTTCCATGCTGCAGTCAGTGACTTCGACCTATGACCGGGTCTTCGATACTCCCTTTCCGTACTCGATGGGGCTGCATCCCCAGCCTGTGGATGGGGAGAAACATCCTGAGTGGCATTTTCATACTCACTTCTATCCGCCGCTTCTGCGCTCGGCCACGATCCGGAAGTTCATGGTGGGGTATGAACTTTTAGGCTCTCCGCAGCGGGACATTACGGCAGAAAGTGCGGCTGAGGTGCTGCGTAAGGCGGCTGCTCGTTAG
- a CDS encoding glycoside hydrolase family 88 protein translates to MHRFYRKYAAVVPVLLLSLGLQEATAQQISYQHATAKQLAGIAKDNSRHFGDDPDDPGPLATDLSYKISPAAVGKAMRKVADWQLARSQPYFDRIWTWSILYSGFMAASESLDDAKYRDAMMAMGTKFDWRLRSHLPNADDQSVGQTYLELFLLKKEPAMMEPTRSELDAVLAAPRLSTIPGKELPWWWCDALFMGPPVWARMYAATGDRRYISYLDEEWWKTSDLLYDTREHLYARDASYLTKTESNGQRMFWGRGNGWVMGGIARTLEYLPKDDPARPKYVKQLQEMSARIASLQGKDGMWRSGLLDQSNYDLPEMSGSALMTYAMAWGVNEGILDRKIYRPVIEKAWAGMLHHVYADGRLGCIQQTGAEPAPFKASASYTYGVGAFLLAGSEIRRMGGNSSGGKRVHSSRFRL, encoded by the coding sequence ATGCATCGTTTTTATAGAAAATATGCCGCTGTTGTTCCGGTATTGTTGCTGAGTCTTGGCTTGCAGGAGGCTACGGCGCAACAGATTTCGTATCAACATGCCACCGCGAAGCAACTTGCGGGGATTGCCAAGGATAATTCGCGGCACTTTGGTGATGACCCGGATGATCCTGGACCACTGGCGACGGACTTGTCGTACAAGATTTCCCCTGCAGCGGTGGGTAAGGCCATGCGGAAGGTTGCCGACTGGCAGCTTGCTCGATCCCAGCCCTACTTCGATCGGATATGGACGTGGAGCATTTTGTACAGCGGATTCATGGCTGCTTCGGAGTCGCTGGACGATGCCAAATATCGCGATGCCATGATGGCGATGGGGACGAAGTTCGACTGGCGACTGCGGTCGCATCTGCCGAATGCGGATGATCAGAGCGTAGGGCAGACTTACCTGGAGCTATTTCTTCTGAAGAAAGAGCCTGCAATGATGGAGCCGACGCGGAGTGAACTGGACGCTGTGCTGGCCGCTCCGCGACTGTCGACGATTCCGGGGAAGGAGCTTCCCTGGTGGTGGTGCGACGCTTTATTTATGGGTCCTCCGGTGTGGGCGCGGATGTATGCGGCTACGGGCGACCGCAGATATATCTCCTACCTTGACGAGGAGTGGTGGAAGACCTCCGACCTGCTGTATGACACCCGCGAACATCTGTATGCGAGGGATGCGAGCTATCTAACGAAGACAGAATCCAATGGACAGCGGATGTTCTGGGGGCGGGGAAATGGGTGGGTCATGGGCGGTATTGCACGTACGCTCGAATACCTGCCGAAGGACGATCCCGCGCGTCCGAAGTATGTGAAGCAGTTGCAGGAGATGTCGGCGCGGATCGCTTCGCTGCAGGGCAAGGATGGGATGTGGCGATCGGGCCTACTTGACCAGAGCAACTATGATCTGCCAGAGATGTCGGGCTCAGCTTTGATGACCTACGCGATGGCGTGGGGCGTCAATGAAGGAATTCTGGACAGGAAAATCTATCGGCCTGTGATTGAGAAGGCCTGGGCAGGAATGCTGCATCATGTTTATGCAGATGGACGGCTGGGCTGCATCCAGCAGACGGGAGCCGAACCGGCTCCATTCAAAGCCAGTGCAAGCTATACCTATGGCGTGGGCGCCTTCCTGCTGGCGGGAAGCGAAATTCGACGCATGGGCGGTAATTCTTCGGGAGGTAAACGCGTACATTCAAGCCGATTTAGGTTGTAG